The Bradyrhizobium sp. WBAH42 genome includes a window with the following:
- a CDS encoding DUF429 domain-containing protein: MTCQNYLGLDGFRFGWVAAWIDARGDHGFDYSPSLTRLLALPHARAMIDMPIGLNVSGYRACDLRARELIGPAVFLGARRDLWTFPDLAAANRHYWKHEGEGRGVSAQLWNIRDKIREVDEAMTPARQATIGEAHPELIFWNLAGRVRLEPKTSPRGREQRIALLGDRGFTEVERWLTLRHGTGIGRDDLIDACACAVAARDSAQSVGDGRTDPRGLRMEINF; this comes from the coding sequence ATGACTTGCCAAAATTATTTGGGGCTCGACGGATTTCGTTTCGGCTGGGTCGCAGCGTGGATCGACGCGCGCGGCGATCACGGCTTCGATTATTCGCCTAGCCTGACGCGTCTGCTCGCATTGCCGCACGCCCGCGCGATGATCGACATGCCGATCGGACTGAACGTGAGCGGCTATCGTGCCTGCGATTTGCGCGCACGGGAGCTGATCGGCCCTGCCGTGTTTCTGGGCGCGCGCCGCGACCTCTGGACCTTTCCGGACCTGGCGGCGGCCAATCGCCATTACTGGAAGCACGAAGGCGAGGGCAGGGGCGTGTCGGCGCAGCTCTGGAATATCAGGGACAAGATCAGGGAAGTCGATGAGGCCATGACGCCGGCGCGGCAGGCGACGATCGGCGAAGCGCATCCGGAATTGATCTTCTGGAATCTGGCAGGGCGCGTGCGGCTCGAACCGAAGACCTCGCCGCGGGGGCGAGAGCAGCGTATCGCGTTGCTGGGAGACCGCGGCTTCACTGAGGTCGAGAGATGGCTCACGCTTCGCCACGGCACCGGGATCGGTCGCGACGACCTCATCGACGCCTGTGCCTGCGCCGTCGCAGCGCGCGACAGCGCGCAATCCGTTGGCGACGGCAGGACCGATCCGCGCGGATTGCGGATGGAGATCAACTTCTGA
- a CDS encoding glutathione S-transferase family protein: MSDLSVFPITKRWPAKHPERLQLYSLPTPNGVKVSIMLEEIGLPYEVHLVDFGKDDQKTAEFLSLNPNGKIPAILDPNGPGGRPLPLFESGAILQYLAEKTGKLLPQDAARRYQTLQWLHFQMGGVGPMFGQVGFFHKFAGKDYEDKRPRYRYVAEAKRLLGVMDVHLAGRQWFMDDDYTIADISMLGWVRNLIGFYGAGDLVEFTQFRAVGDWLERGLARPAVRRGLNIPQRP; the protein is encoded by the coding sequence ATGTCCGATCTGTCCGTCTTCCCCATCACCAAGCGTTGGCCAGCCAAGCATCCCGAACGACTCCAGCTCTATTCGTTGCCGACGCCGAACGGCGTCAAGGTCTCGATCATGCTGGAGGAGATCGGGCTTCCTTACGAAGTCCACCTCGTCGATTTCGGCAAGGACGATCAGAAGACGGCCGAATTCCTCTCGCTCAATCCGAACGGCAAGATCCCGGCGATCCTCGATCCGAACGGCCCCGGCGGCAGGCCGCTGCCGCTGTTCGAATCCGGGGCGATCCTGCAATACCTCGCCGAAAAGACCGGAAAGCTGCTGCCGCAGGATGCCGCGCGGCGTTACCAGACGCTTCAGTGGCTGCACTTCCAGATGGGCGGCGTCGGGCCGATGTTCGGCCAGGTCGGCTTCTTCCACAAATTCGCCGGCAAGGATTACGAGGACAAACGGCCCCGCTACCGCTACGTCGCCGAAGCCAAGCGCCTGCTCGGCGTGATGGATGTGCATCTCGCCGGCCGGCAATGGTTCATGGACGATGACTACACCATCGCCGACATCTCCATGCTCGGCTGGGTGCGCAATCTCATCGGCTTTTATGGCGCCGGCGATCTCGTCGAGTTCACCCAGTTCAGGGCGGTCGGTGACTGGCTCGAGCGCGGGCTTGCGCGTCCGGCGGTGCGACGCGGATTGAACATTCCGCAGCGGCCGTAG